In Microbulbifer celer, a single window of DNA contains:
- a CDS encoding Lrp/AsnC family transcriptional regulator, whose protein sequence is MSSLDAIDRQLLAILQSDVSLSIEELAERVGLTKTPCWRRIQKLEKSGIIRRKVALLDAEILGLPVSVFAQVKTNQHSAEWADSFSRSIADFPEVVDCYRMAGDYDYILRVVVRDVAAYDHFYKKLISHSGISDVASNFAMEQIKSSTELPIPSDE, encoded by the coding sequence ATGTCCTCACTCGACGCGATTGATCGACAACTTCTTGCCATCCTCCAATCTGATGTTAGCCTCTCCATCGAAGAGCTGGCCGAGCGCGTGGGATTGACCAAGACCCCCTGCTGGCGTCGGATTCAGAAACTGGAGAAAAGTGGGATCATCCGCCGCAAAGTCGCCTTGCTGGATGCGGAGATTCTGGGGTTGCCGGTGTCGGTATTTGCCCAGGTCAAAACCAACCAGCACAGTGCGGAGTGGGCGGACTCCTTTTCCCGCAGTATTGCGGATTTCCCGGAGGTGGTAGATTGCTACCGCATGGCCGGGGACTACGACTATATTCTCCGGGTAGTGGTCAGAGACGTGGCCGCTTATGACCACTTTTACAAAAAGCTGATCTCCCATTCCGGCATATCCGACGTCGCCTCCAATTTCGCCATGGAACAGATCAAAAGCAGCACCGAGCTGCCGATTCCTTCCGACGAATGA
- the phhA gene encoding phenylalanine 4-monooxygenase, producing the protein MMNRDQTGKTSANRQKRSTQADAAKSGKEPSKYVAREPDASGFIHYTEREHQTWQALIERQLKILPGRACDEYLHGLELLDLPRDRIPQLEEISQVLRRETGWEVARVPALIGFETFFRLLSERKFPVATFIRTPEEFDYLQEPDIFHEIFGHCAMLTNPAFANFTQNYGELGLKATPKERAYLARLYWFTVEFGLMNTPDGLRIYGGGILSSPKETLYAMSEEPLRAPFEVVDALRTPYRIDIVQPLYYVLSSLDQLQQLTEIDLMARVREAMAAGLFEPLFPPKEAA; encoded by the coding sequence ATGATGAACCGTGACCAGACTGGCAAAACCAGCGCCAACCGTCAGAAGCGCAGCACTCAAGCAGACGCAGCTAAGAGCGGCAAAGAGCCGAGTAAATACGTAGCCCGCGAACCGGATGCCAGCGGCTTTATCCACTACACCGAGCGCGAGCACCAGACCTGGCAGGCGCTGATTGAGCGCCAGCTGAAAATCCTCCCGGGGCGCGCCTGTGACGAATACCTGCACGGTCTCGAGTTGCTCGACCTGCCCCGGGATCGGATCCCCCAGCTGGAGGAGATCAGTCAGGTACTGCGCCGTGAGACCGGCTGGGAAGTAGCCCGGGTACCCGCCCTGATCGGATTTGAGACGTTTTTCCGTCTGCTGTCTGAGCGCAAGTTTCCTGTCGCAACCTTTATCCGCACACCGGAAGAGTTTGACTACCTGCAGGAGCCGGATATCTTCCACGAGATTTTTGGCCACTGTGCCATGCTCACCAACCCCGCGTTCGCCAACTTTACCCAGAATTACGGCGAGCTCGGCCTCAAAGCAACGCCCAAAGAGCGCGCTTACCTCGCCCGCCTGTACTGGTTTACAGTCGAATTCGGTCTGATGAACACGCCCGACGGACTCAGGATATACGGTGGCGGCATCCTCTCCTCCCCAAAGGAAACCCTGTATGCCATGAGCGAAGAACCGTTAAGAGCGCCATTCGAGGTGGTGGATGCGCTGCGTACGCCCTATCGCATCGATATCGTACAGCCGCTGTACTACGTTCTCAGCAGTCTCGATCAGCTGCAGCAGCTCACCGAGATTGATCTGATGGCGCGTGTACGCGAGGCCATGGCCGCGGGGCTTTTCGAACCACTGTTCCCACCCAAAGAAGCCGCATAA
- a CDS encoding TyrR/PhhR family helix-turn-helix DNA-binding protein, which translates to MRVEITCSNRVGILQEIMAIFGEYRVNITSGELGGDDGDKVYLAAPGLLMTQYQTIERALSRVPGLRRVRRIELMPSERRHFELDTLLQHVVDEPVLSVDPEGRIIAANLAAAKACGVSQGQLAGMQLQRFVPRLQLDALLEGYTVPRYGLPVTLRGKTYRLDWSPIALRENPAGPESLAGAVLTLAPVEASYFEPGVQGGSANFVSDSSPPVLWDSGRRREACLRLQQLAPLSEPLLIIGERGAGKTTFAAAAHHLSPLADRCGARWLACDRVAELSKCADDVVIIDDLDLWSPEGQIQLVSAMRQKSAGRRLIATVASVDKLAPALLQFLSTLTLRLPPLRTMRPVLGAFASRILAMQGETVMLDEGAQGALMLSDWPNNFCGLTAVLLAGSEHARKRGSGTLVREDLPGLMTETRLPWHAWGEGLGYREMMEKIERALLEEFTRTQPSTRELARRLGISHTAVANKLRKYGLNVKHPS; encoded by the coding sequence ATGAGAGTTGAAATTACCTGTAGTAACCGCGTGGGTATCTTGCAGGAAATCATGGCTATCTTCGGTGAATATAGGGTGAATATAACGTCCGGTGAGCTTGGAGGTGATGACGGGGATAAGGTGTACCTGGCCGCCCCCGGATTACTGATGACCCAATACCAGACCATCGAGCGCGCCCTGAGCCGGGTTCCGGGGTTGCGGCGGGTCCGCCGGATTGAGCTGATGCCCTCGGAGCGGCGCCACTTTGAGCTGGATACTCTGTTGCAGCATGTCGTGGACGAGCCGGTGCTGTCGGTAGACCCCGAAGGACGCATCATCGCTGCCAACCTCGCGGCAGCAAAAGCCTGCGGCGTCAGCCAGGGGCAGCTGGCGGGGATGCAGCTGCAGCGCTTTGTGCCCAGGTTGCAGCTCGACGCGTTACTGGAAGGCTACACGGTGCCGCGCTACGGGTTGCCGGTCACCCTGCGAGGGAAGACTTATCGGCTGGATTGGTCGCCCATCGCTCTGCGGGAAAACCCGGCGGGCCCGGAGTCCCTCGCGGGTGCCGTGCTGACCCTGGCTCCCGTAGAGGCCTCGTATTTTGAACCGGGAGTACAGGGTGGCTCGGCCAACTTCGTATCCGACAGTTCTCCACCGGTTCTGTGGGATTCCGGTCGGCGCCGAGAGGCCTGCCTCCGGCTCCAGCAGTTGGCACCACTGTCAGAACCCTTGCTGATCATCGGCGAGCGGGGTGCAGGCAAAACCACTTTTGCCGCGGCGGCACATCACCTTTCGCCACTGGCGGATCGCTGTGGTGCGCGCTGGCTTGCCTGCGACAGGGTCGCCGAGCTGTCTAAGTGTGCGGATGACGTCGTCATCATCGATGACCTGGATTTGTGGTCGCCCGAGGGACAGATTCAGCTGGTTAGCGCAATGCGGCAGAAGTCCGCGGGCAGACGGCTGATTGCCACTGTGGCATCCGTCGACAAGCTGGCCCCGGCTTTATTGCAGTTCCTATCCACGCTGACTCTTCGGCTGCCCCCGCTGCGTACGATGCGCCCCGTACTGGGTGCGTTTGCCAGCAGGATCCTTGCAATGCAGGGAGAAACGGTGATGCTGGACGAGGGTGCGCAAGGCGCACTGATGCTTTCAGACTGGCCGAATAACTTTTGCGGTCTGACCGCAGTCCTGCTTGCAGGCTCGGAACATGCCCGCAAGCGGGGCTCTGGCACGCTTGTCCGTGAAGATTTACCTGGTCTGATGACTGAAACGCGCCTGCCATGGCACGCCTGGGGAGAGGGACTCGGTTACCGGGAGATGATGGAAAAGATAGAGCGGGCGCTATTGGAAGAGTTTACCCGTACCCAGCCCTCTACACGGGAATTGGCCCGACGGCTGGGCATTTCCCATACCGCCGTGGCCAACAAGTTGCGCAAATACGGGCTTAACGTTAAGCACCCGAGTTAG
- a CDS encoding DUF962 domain-containing protein, with amino-acid sequence MAQHSADTVQSDEVRREGNQSGFTSFREFYPFYLQEHSNLTCRRLHFIGTSLVIALLITALVSGDLSLLIAVPFAGYGFAWVGHFFFEHNRPATFKHPLYSLWGDFVMFKDILLGNIQR; translated from the coding sequence ATGGCACAGCATTCCGCTGATACAGTGCAGAGCGACGAGGTGCGAAGAGAAGGGAACCAGTCCGGTTTCACCTCCTTCCGCGAATTCTACCCATTCTACCTGCAGGAACACAGCAACCTTACCTGCCGCCGCCTGCATTTCATCGGCACATCACTGGTGATTGCACTGCTGATCACCGCGCTGGTAAGCGGGGACCTTTCTCTATTGATCGCGGTTCCCTTTGCCGGATACGGCTTTGCCTGGGTTGGACATTTCTTTTTTGAGCACAACCGCCCCGCCACGTTCAAGCACCCGCTCTATTCACTGTGGGGGGATTTCGTCATGTTCAAGGATATATTGCTGGGCAATATCCAGCGCTAA
- a CDS encoding CaiB/BaiF CoA transferase family protein: MAGPLTHLKVLDLSRILAGPWASQVLADFGAEVIKVERPERGDDTRHWGPPYLKREDGADTAEAAYYLSANRGKKSITVDITRPEGQQLVRELAQQCDILLENYKVGGLKKYGLDYDSLKSINPKIIYCSITGFGQTGPYANRAGYDAMIQGMGGLMSVTGVPEGEPGAGPQKVGVAVADLMTGMYAVSAVLAAVVHRDQTGTGQQIDLALLDTQVAWLANQAQNYLTSGRAPQRQGTAHPNIVPYQAVPASDGYFMLAVGNDLQFQKFCGIAGLNEIGSDPAYATNAARVQARAQLIPLIEAATREKPAAWWLEKLSEAHVPCGPINDLEQVFADDQVRARQMVVEQSHPEAGTVKTVRNPVIYSESALEYEAPPPLLGQHTDAILKDMLGKTVDDIAELKRNGVI, translated from the coding sequence ATGGCCGGACCCCTCACACATCTTAAAGTACTCGATCTCAGTCGTATTCTGGCGGGCCCCTGGGCAAGCCAGGTACTGGCGGACTTTGGTGCTGAAGTCATCAAGGTGGAACGGCCGGAGCGCGGAGATGATACCCGCCACTGGGGCCCCCCCTACCTCAAGCGGGAAGATGGTGCGGATACCGCGGAAGCCGCGTATTACCTGAGCGCCAATCGCGGTAAAAAATCCATCACCGTGGATATTACGCGCCCGGAAGGTCAGCAGTTGGTAAGGGAACTGGCCCAGCAGTGCGATATTTTGCTGGAAAACTATAAAGTCGGTGGCCTGAAAAAGTACGGGCTGGACTACGATTCGCTCAAAAGCATCAACCCGAAAATCATTTACTGTTCCATTACCGGATTCGGGCAGACGGGCCCTTACGCCAATCGCGCCGGTTACGATGCCATGATCCAGGGCATGGGGGGATTGATGAGTGTTACCGGCGTGCCGGAAGGCGAGCCTGGAGCCGGTCCGCAAAAAGTCGGTGTCGCGGTCGCGGACCTGATGACCGGGATGTATGCGGTTTCCGCGGTTCTGGCGGCGGTAGTACATCGCGACCAGACGGGCACCGGGCAGCAGATCGACTTGGCTCTGCTGGACACCCAGGTGGCCTGGCTGGCGAATCAGGCGCAGAACTACCTGACTTCCGGTCGCGCCCCCCAGCGCCAGGGCACGGCGCACCCGAATATCGTGCCGTATCAGGCGGTTCCCGCCAGCGATGGCTATTTCATGCTCGCGGTTGGGAATGATCTCCAGTTTCAGAAATTCTGTGGAATAGCCGGGTTGAATGAAATTGGTAGCGATCCGGCCTACGCCACCAATGCCGCCCGTGTGCAGGCCCGTGCGCAATTGATCCCTCTGATCGAAGCCGCCACTCGAGAAAAACCGGCGGCCTGGTGGCTGGAGAAACTGAGCGAAGCCCATGTACCCTGCGGTCCCATCAATGACCTTGAGCAGGTGTTTGCCGATGATCAGGTGCGGGCGCGACAAATGGTGGTAGAGCAGTCACACCCTGAAGCCGGCACGGTAAAAACCGTGCGCAACCCGGTGATCTATTCCGAAAGTGCACTGGAGTACGAGGCACCACCGCCACTACTGGGCCAGCATACTGACGCTATTCTGAAAGATATGTTGGGTAAAACGGTTGACGATATAGCGGAGCTCAAGCGCAACGGCGTCATCTGA
- a CDS encoding MliC family protein, with protein sequence MMKQVVSSVIFAVGVLAGCGASEDSEQNNIEANTPNLTSETPRTQTALGEAATPALDCSKPDDSIEEMVCADSELAMLDRKLELVYQTALMSPKGKGDSWLKASQIGWVKARAECRAATDKRPCVLNSYQRRIAELQALYSLVPGNGPVVYRCSEGDVTATYYQTDPPSAVVEYGGKQSLMFLQPSGSGARYEGRNESLWEHQGEASVIWGHGAAEMRCKIN encoded by the coding sequence ATGATGAAGCAGGTTGTCAGTAGTGTGATTTTCGCAGTTGGTGTTCTGGCCGGCTGTGGGGCCAGCGAGGATTCAGAACAGAACAATATAGAGGCAAATACTCCCAATCTGACCAGCGAAACGCCCAGGACGCAGACGGCGTTGGGGGAGGCCGCAACTCCGGCATTGGATTGCAGTAAACCTGACGATTCCATTGAAGAAATGGTGTGCGCTGACAGTGAGCTGGCAATGCTCGATCGCAAATTGGAACTGGTGTATCAAACTGCGCTCATGTCTCCGAAAGGGAAGGGCGATAGCTGGCTGAAAGCCAGCCAGATCGGCTGGGTAAAGGCGCGCGCTGAGTGCCGGGCGGCGACGGATAAACGCCCGTGTGTGCTGAACAGCTACCAGCGCCGTATTGCGGAACTACAGGCCCTGTATTCGCTGGTGCCAGGCAATGGCCCGGTCGTTTATCGCTGCAGCGAGGGAGATGTCACTGCGACCTATTACCAGACCGACCCACCCAGTGCGGTGGTGGAATATGGTGGTAAGCAATCTTTGATGTTTCTGCAGCCCAGTGGCAGTGGCGCGCGCTACGAAGGCAGAAATGAGAGCCTGTGGGAGCATCAGGGGGAGGCCAGCGTTATCTGGGGGCACGGCGCGGCGGAAATGCGTTGTAAAATCAATTAA
- a CDS encoding carbon starvation CstA family protein, giving the protein MSAILLMLLGLGGMAAGYFFYSRYIAERIYRFDPDFITPAHEYDDGIDYVPTNKFVLWGHHFTSVAGAAPIVGPAIAVIWGWLPAFLWVVFGTVFFAGVHDSGAIWASVRNRALSVGALTGHVVGKRARSIFMIVIFLVLLMVNAVFGVVIARLLMENPGSVLPIWGAIAVALVIGQLIYRFKFNLPLVSLFGVAALYALIYLGPQIPMALPETVGGLSANAAWILILFAYAAIASLLPVWVLLQPRDYINGLQLFVGLILLYSAVAIGNPEIVAPMINHQVPVGTPSIVPLLFVTIACGAISGFHGLVASGTTSKQLNKETDARFVGYFGAVGEGALALAAILAATAGFATLGEWQEVYSGFGQGGVQAFVDGGATILSQGTGISAAVAGTMLTVMAALFAGTTMDTGLRLQRYIFQEFGEIYGIRWLGRPLPATLMAVGCCVLLAFGAGGADGSGGLLIWPLFGTTNQLLAGLTLLVITVMLVRLKRPVWVTLIPLVFLLLMTLAALLIQLNEFYQKKDWFLLSVDLVVLIAAILVTLECISVFRKPTEVEET; this is encoded by the coding sequence ATGAGCGCGATTTTACTGATGTTGCTCGGCCTCGGGGGCATGGCGGCCGGCTACTTCTTTTACTCCCGCTACATCGCCGAGCGCATCTACCGCTTTGATCCCGATTTCATTACCCCGGCTCATGAGTACGACGACGGCATCGACTATGTGCCCACCAACAAGTTTGTACTCTGGGGGCATCACTTTACGTCGGTTGCCGGTGCAGCGCCGATTGTGGGGCCGGCTATTGCGGTGATCTGGGGCTGGCTGCCGGCGTTCCTGTGGGTAGTGTTTGGTACCGTTTTCTTCGCTGGTGTGCACGATAGTGGCGCTATCTGGGCCAGCGTACGCAATCGGGCGTTGTCCGTAGGTGCGCTTACCGGCCACGTGGTGGGCAAGCGCGCCCGCAGCATTTTCATGATCGTTATCTTTCTCGTGTTACTGATGGTCAACGCGGTCTTCGGCGTGGTGATTGCGCGGCTATTGATGGAAAACCCGGGTTCGGTGTTGCCCATCTGGGGTGCGATTGCAGTGGCGCTAGTTATCGGGCAGTTGATCTATCGGTTTAAATTCAATCTGCCGCTGGTATCCCTGTTTGGGGTGGCCGCGCTCTATGCGCTGATCTATCTCGGCCCTCAGATTCCCATGGCGCTGCCGGAAACCGTTGGTGGGCTTTCTGCAAATGCGGCCTGGATTCTGATTCTGTTTGCATACGCCGCGATTGCCTCTCTGCTGCCGGTCTGGGTGCTGCTGCAGCCAAGGGATTACATCAATGGCCTGCAGTTGTTTGTGGGGTTGATCCTGCTGTATTCCGCTGTGGCCATTGGTAACCCCGAGATTGTGGCGCCGATGATCAACCACCAGGTACCGGTAGGGACGCCGTCCATCGTGCCGTTGCTGTTCGTCACCATCGCTTGCGGGGCGATCTCCGGGTTTCACGGGCTGGTAGCCTCGGGCACCACATCCAAGCAATTGAATAAAGAAACCGATGCGCGCTTTGTCGGCTACTTCGGTGCGGTGGGCGAGGGCGCGCTTGCGTTGGCAGCGATCCTCGCGGCTACGGCCGGGTTTGCCACCCTGGGGGAATGGCAAGAAGTTTATAGCGGGTTCGGCCAGGGCGGTGTTCAGGCCTTCGTCGATGGCGGAGCGACCATTTTGAGCCAGGGGACGGGCATCAGTGCTGCTGTGGCGGGGACCATGCTTACGGTCATGGCGGCACTGTTTGCCGGTACTACCATGGACACGGGGCTGCGATTACAGCGCTATATTTTCCAGGAGTTTGGTGAAATCTACGGTATCCGCTGGCTCGGTCGTCCGTTACCGGCGACCCTGATGGCGGTGGGGTGCTGTGTATTGCTGGCGTTTGGTGCCGGCGGTGCCGACGGCTCTGGTGGGTTGCTGATCTGGCCATTGTTCGGAACCACCAACCAGTTACTGGCAGGGCTGACACTGCTGGTGATCACAGTAATGCTGGTGCGCCTGAAGCGGCCGGTGTGGGTTACCCTGATTCCGCTTGTGTTCCTGTTGTTGATGACATTGGCCGCGCTGTTGATACAGCTCAATGAGTTCTATCAGAAGAAAGACTGGTTCCTGCTTTCCGTCGATCTGGTGGTTCTGATCGCGGCAATACTGGTCACCCTGGAGTGTATTTCGGTATTCCGTAAACCGACAGAGGTTGAGGAAACCTGA
- a CDS encoding cory-CC-star protein, with the protein MGNEIRELRESCKAGDEDGSSGAVSGQTRSDLPRNLKLVFSRIGRQLEAFYNAPYRQAIARAERDEEDLFLLLVYGESLGIPNPAAFYMLELQPLLLERFHQWHKRMGMERSPLDEFRCC; encoded by the coding sequence GTGGGAAACGAAATCAGAGAGTTGCGCGAATCCTGTAAAGCTGGAGATGAAGATGGCTCTAGTGGCGCTGTTTCGGGACAGACCAGGTCAGATCTTCCAAGAAATTTGAAACTGGTATTTTCCAGAATCGGGCGTCAGTTAGAGGCGTTTTACAATGCGCCCTATCGTCAGGCTATCGCGCGGGCCGAGCGCGACGAAGAAGATCTGTTTCTGTTGCTCGTCTATGGCGAATCTCTGGGAATTCCCAATCCCGCCGCGTTCTATATGCTGGAGTTACAACCGCTCTTGCTGGAGCGCTTTCATCAGTGGCATAAGCGGATGGGAATGGAGCGCTCCCCGCTGGATGAATTTCGCTGCTGCTGA
- a CDS encoding ArsA family ATPase: protein MASIDLQSLLRHRLLMVGGKGGVGKTSIAASLALIAAKRGRRTLLVSTDPAHNLSDIFQVPLGPDSKTIAHNLDAVELSPERELDEYLESIRKQMLPHVAVGMRPALERQLQSTRHSPGAEEAALLERITYLMDQREEYDLLIFDTAPTGHTLRLLSLPQTMAAWSAGLLAQKQRSKGLASLLAHLDPGRDINNPLAEPEKRQPGASNSPVLAPMEAREQRFRRAAKCLTDTTESTFLFVMTPERLPLLETGRAVKALSEKGVSIAGVLCNRVLPPQAETVGFLKAVLHQQRTVLAESERVFKKIPQGQLALMENAVAGREGVELFAKELEQVLDGALKQSVEAGRSSADAAG, encoded by the coding sequence ATGGCGAGCATTGACCTGCAATCACTCCTTCGGCACCGGCTCTTGATGGTCGGTGGCAAAGGTGGCGTGGGTAAAACCTCGATCGCGGCCTCCCTGGCTCTCATTGCAGCAAAGCGCGGCCGCCGAACGCTACTGGTATCCACGGATCCGGCGCACAATCTCAGTGATATTTTTCAGGTGCCACTCGGGCCTGATAGTAAAACGATCGCGCACAATCTGGACGCCGTAGAGCTATCACCGGAGCGCGAGCTGGATGAGTATCTCGAGAGCATCCGCAAACAGATGTTGCCCCATGTCGCGGTAGGCATGCGTCCGGCGCTGGAGCGGCAACTTCAGTCGACCCGTCACTCTCCCGGTGCCGAAGAGGCCGCGCTGCTGGAGCGCATTACCTACCTGATGGATCAGAGGGAAGAGTACGACCTGCTGATCTTCGATACCGCACCCACCGGCCACACCCTGCGCCTGCTTTCACTGCCCCAGACAATGGCGGCGTGGAGCGCGGGACTGCTGGCCCAGAAGCAGCGCAGCAAGGGGCTGGCTTCCCTGCTTGCCCACCTGGACCCTGGAAGAGACATCAATAACCCACTGGCGGAGCCGGAAAAGCGGCAGCCAGGCGCTTCGAATTCTCCTGTGCTGGCACCAATGGAGGCGCGAGAGCAGCGTTTTCGTCGCGCTGCAAAGTGCCTGACCGATACGACGGAATCAACTTTCCTGTTTGTGATGACACCAGAGCGCTTGCCGCTATTGGAAACCGGCCGCGCGGTAAAAGCGCTGTCAGAAAAAGGGGTATCCATCGCCGGTGTCTTGTGTAATCGGGTGCTTCCTCCGCAGGCGGAGACGGTGGGCTTTCTGAAAGCGGTGCTGCATCAGCAGCGGACGGTACTGGCGGAGTCCGAACGTGTATTCAAAAAGATTCCACAAGGACAGTTGGCGCTGATGGAAAATGCAGTTGCGGGCAGGGAAGGGGTAGAGTTGTTCGCCAAAGAACTTGAGCAGGTTTTGGACGGGGCGTTGAAGCAGTCTGTCGAGGCCGGCAGATCCTCCGCCGATGCGGCAGGCTAG
- a CDS encoding DUF934 domain-containing protein yields MPKPAEKLSVKKPVGAQPDNPAQLLVDGAVVENQWNLLPLGSGEDEPEITADNLAPGKIILPLTVWLELREHLAARKDEIGVWLDSDETADLIGEYAQELPLIATNFPAFTDGRAFTAGRLLRQRYGFQGELRAVGNFIRDQLTYLNRCGFNAFAYQGDQPLADLLDSMQDFTDAYQTAVDQTLPIFRRRALG; encoded by the coding sequence ATGCCAAAGCCAGCTGAGAAACTGTCAGTGAAAAAGCCGGTAGGTGCACAGCCAGACAATCCCGCGCAACTGCTTGTCGACGGCGCGGTGGTGGAGAATCAGTGGAACCTGCTCCCGCTGGGTAGCGGAGAGGACGAGCCAGAGATCACCGCGGACAATCTCGCCCCGGGCAAGATCATTCTGCCATTGACCGTATGGTTGGAGCTGCGCGAACACCTTGCGGCCCGCAAGGACGAGATTGGCGTATGGCTGGATAGCGACGAAACCGCAGACCTGATCGGCGAATACGCGCAGGAGCTGCCGCTGATCGCCACCAACTTCCCGGCCTTTACCGATGGCCGCGCCTTTACCGCTGGCCGCCTGTTGCGCCAGCGCTATGGCTTTCAAGGGGAGCTGCGGGCTGTCGGCAACTTTATTCGCGACCAGCTCACCTATCTGAATCGCTGTGGTTTTAACGCCTTTGCCTATCAGGGCGATCAGCCGCTGGCGGATCTGCTGGATTCCATGCAGGACTTTACCGACGCCTATCAGACCGCCGTAGATCAGACCCTGCCGATCTTCAGGCGTCGCGCGCTGGGATAA
- a CDS encoding nitrite/sulfite reductase: MYRYDEQDHKLIRERVAQFRGQTERYLDGKLSEEEFLPLRLQNGLYVQRLAPMLRIAVPYGMLNSVQLRRLAHITRKYDKGYAHFTTRQNVQLNWPNLEDVPDILAELAEVEMHAVQTSGNCIRNTTTDQFAGVAADEYVDPRPYCELIRQWSTFHPEFAFLPRKFKIAVCASEADRAAIRAHDIGVQIVKNDQGEIGYQIFVGGGLGRTPIIGVAIRDFLPETHLLSYLEAIVRVYNQLGRRDNKFKARIKILVKALGPEEFARRVEAEWEQIKDSAEELTPEAITWAKRFFPEQDYKSFDQNHTEAVLQDQAGGNKAFARWLERNTFPHRVSGYQSVTLSTKPTGIPPGDVTDRQLEAIAELADQFSFGEVRVTHEQNVVLADVEQEKLYDLWQAARANGFATPNIGTLTDMICCPGGDYCSLANAKSIPVAEAIQRKFDDLDYLYDLGDLDLNISGCMNACGHHHIGHIGILGVDKKGEEFYQVQLGGNSSENASLGKVLGPSFSREEMPDTIGKILDVFVENRQPDELFIDTYSRIGLKPFKERVYAKAS; this comes from the coding sequence ATGTATCGATATGACGAACAGGACCACAAGCTGATCCGGGAACGGGTGGCCCAGTTCCGCGGCCAGACCGAGCGCTATCTCGACGGCAAGTTGAGTGAGGAGGAATTCCTCCCGCTGCGGCTGCAAAATGGTCTTTATGTCCAGCGACTCGCCCCCATGCTGCGTATTGCCGTGCCCTACGGCATGCTCAACAGCGTTCAACTGCGTCGTCTGGCCCATATCACACGTAAATACGATAAGGGCTATGCGCACTTCACCACCCGCCAGAATGTGCAGCTGAACTGGCCGAATCTGGAAGACGTACCGGATATTCTCGCCGAGCTGGCGGAAGTGGAAATGCACGCAGTACAGACCAGTGGCAACTGTATCCGCAATACCACCACGGACCAGTTTGCCGGCGTTGCCGCAGACGAGTACGTCGACCCCCGCCCCTACTGTGAACTGATCCGCCAGTGGTCCACCTTCCACCCGGAGTTCGCCTTCCTGCCACGCAAGTTCAAGATTGCTGTCTGCGCCTCAGAGGCGGACCGTGCAGCGATTCGCGCACACGATATCGGCGTACAGATCGTGAAGAATGATCAGGGCGAGATCGGCTATCAGATCTTTGTCGGCGGCGGTCTTGGCCGCACCCCAATCATCGGCGTCGCCATCCGCGACTTCCTGCCGGAAACTCATCTGCTCTCCTACCTGGAGGCGATTGTCCGCGTATACAACCAGCTGGGTCGCCGCGACAACAAGTTCAAGGCGCGCATCAAGATCCTGGTGAAGGCACTGGGTCCGGAAGAGTTTGCCCGCCGTGTAGAAGCGGAATGGGAGCAGATCAAAGACAGCGCCGAAGAACTCACGCCGGAAGCGATTACCTGGGCGAAGCGCTTCTTCCCGGAACAGGATTACAAATCGTTCGATCAGAACCATACGGAAGCGGTACTACAGGATCAGGCCGGTGGCAATAAAGCATTTGCCCGCTGGCTGGAACGCAACACCTTCCCGCACCGGGTTTCCGGTTACCAGTCGGTGACACTGAGCACCAAGCCGACAGGCATCCCCCCCGGTGACGTCACCGACCGGCAGCTGGAAGCCATCGCCGAGCTCGCGGATCAGTTCAGCTTCGGTGAAGTACGCGTAACCCACGAGCAGAATGTGGTGCTGGCGGATGTGGAACAGGAAAAACTGTATGACCTGTGGCAGGCAGCCCGCGCGAACGGTTTTGCCACACCCAATATCGGCACCCTGACAGACATGATCTGCTGCCCCGGTGGCGATTACTGCTCTCTGGCCAATGCCAAGTCGATTCCGGTGGCAGAAGCTATTCAGCGCAAGTTCGACGACCTGGACTACCTGTACGACCTGGGCGACCTGGACCTGAATATTTCCGGCTGCATGAATGCCTGTGGCCACCACCATATCGGCCACATCGGTATTCTCGGTGTGGACAAGAAAGGCGAGGAGTTCTATCAGGTGCAGCTGGGCGGCAACAGCTCTGAAAATGCCAGCCTGGGTAAGGTACTCGGCCCCAGTTTCTCCCGCGAGGAGATGCCGGACACCATCGGCAAGATCCTCGATGTATTCGTGGAAAATCGCCAGCCGGATGAACTCTTTATCGACACCTACAGCCGTATAGGACTCAAGCCATTCAAGGAGCGTGTGTATGCCAAAGCCAGCTGA